In Pyrenophora tritici-repentis strain M4 chromosome 6, whole genome shotgun sequence, the DNA window GGCGACGGGACATACCCACCTAGGTAGGTACTTTGGTATCGGTCCGTAAGCACGACTCGGCAGTCGAGGCCAGCCCAGCCCGCTCTCGCTAGACGGAGGCGTCTGGACAGGAGAGGAAAGCCAGAATATCGAAAGCTCCTTCTTTACTTCTCGCGCACATCATACCCAGCTACTGGGTTGTGCATATCTTTGCTCACAGGGTCATCGAAGCTGAAGGTTTCAATATCAATTCGGCCAAAACTGAAGCATGTTGGGATTTGCGTGCGTGTATGGCGTAGCCGTGCTCACTTTGGTAGCTGCGGCGCCTACACAAGGTTCGGGTCTTTGCGAAGGTGTGCCAGGAGATGCGTCTTATGACTACGTGGGTATGCTTAGTTCTTCTTCAAACACCGAACACGCCTAGCATGCTCCTTGTTCGTTCAACTTAGCCTAACAACACAACAGTCATTGGCGGCGGCACAGCGGGACTCGCAATAGCTTCACGGTTGTCTGCGGCTGCATCCGTGGCAGTTGTGGAAGCCGGCGGGCTCTATGAACAAGACAACGGCAACCAGTCAGTAGTACCATACTATGGTCTTGTCATGCCTGTCCTTGCAACCACCGAAGAATACCCGAAGCAACCTCTTATCGATTGGGACTTGGTGACTACAGCGCAACCTTCAGCTGGCAACCGTCGCATCCACTACGCCCAGGGCAAAACCTTGGGCGGAAGCTCAGCTATAAACACCATGGCGTACCACCGCGGGACTCTTGGCGCTTTTCAGCGCTGGGCAGATCAAGTTGGAGATCAGAGTTACGTGTTTAACAAAGTCCTTCCCTACTTCAAGAAGTCATCTACACTCACCCCACCAAATTTGGAGAAACGCAAGACGCCAAATGCGACTGTACGATATGATCCCAACGCGTTTAATAACGCTTTAGGCGGGCCACTGCAGGTCTCATGGGCTAACTGGGTCGATCCAGCCCAAAGCTGGCTTGTGCGTGGCTTGCAAGCAGTTGGGCTGGAATTGAGCACCAAAGGATTCAACAGTGGAGAATTGAAAGGCGGTGCATGGGTGCCAACGACAATTGATCCAAGGGACGCTAGAAGAAGTACTTCCAAAAGCAGCTACCTTGACGCATCGTCAAAGGGCACTTCGCGTCCGGTTGTCTACCTGCGTTCACAGGCAAGTAAGATAGTGTTCGACAAACAGAAAAAGGCGGTAGGAGTATCCGTCACAACTGGGGGAAAGACGTACACGCTCTCTGCAAAGAGAGAGATTGTACTTTCTGCAGGCGTGTTTCATTCACCCCAGCTTCTTATGCTCTCGGGTAAGATATCCCCCAATCTTCATAACACACGTGCTAACATGGCGCTAGGTATTGGACCCGCTGATACCCTTGCTTCATTTTCTATTCCCATCGTCTCCAGTCTGGCTGGGGTTGGCAAGAATCTGTGGGACCAGATCTTCTTCAATGTGCTCCGCGGCATTACTGTGCCAAACACAGGGACATATCTTGCGACACCGGCTCAACAGGCTCTTGCAGTACAGCAGTACACATTGAATGCTTCGGGGCCGTACAGCTCAGGAGGAGGCTATCTCTCGTTCGAGAAGTTGCCACAGAAATATCGTACTGGTTTTTCTAGCCGCACTGCCAAGTTGCTCAACGATTTCCCGGCTGATTGGCCCGAGATTGAGTACATCGCGTCTGGATTCCCTAGCGGTAGTGCAAACTACTCTACTATTGGAGCCATTAGTGCGACGCTGCTCACCCCTACATCGAGAGGCAACGTCACAATCAGCAGTGCGTCGGTTTCAGACCCGCCAGTCATTAACTTGGGCTGGCTAACCGATCCCGCCGATGGAGAGATCCTGGTTGCGGCTTTCAAGCACGTACGAGAAGCTTGGGCTACTTCTACCCTT includes these proteins:
- a CDS encoding BetA, Choline dehydrogenase and related flavoprotein, with amino-acid sequence MLGFACVYGVAVLTLVAAAPTQGSGLCEGVPGDASYDYVVIGGGTAGLAIASRLSAAASVAVVEAGGLYEQDNGNQSVVPYYGLVMPVLATTEEYPKQPLIDWDLVTTAQPSAGNRRIHYAQGKTLGGSSAINTMAYHRGTLGAFQRWADQVGDQSYVFNKVLPYFKKSSTLTPPNLEKRKTPNATVRYDPNAFNNALGGPLQVSWANWVDPAQSWLVRGLQAVGLELSTKGFNSGELKGGAWVPTTIDPRDARRSTSKSSYLDASSKGTSRPVVYLRSQASKIVFDKQKKAVGVSVTTGGKTYTLSAKREIVLSAGVFHSPQLLMLSGIGPADTLASFSIPIVSSLAGVGKNLWDQIFFNVLRGITVPNTGTYLATPAQQALAVQQYTLNASGPYSSGGGYLSFEKLPQKYRTGFSSRTAKLLNDFPADWPEIEYIASGFPSGSANYSTIGAISATLLTPTSRGNVTISSASVSDPPVINLGWLTDPADGEILVAAFKHVREAWATSTLSGVVYGPEIAPGAAVSSDADILKFIRENAQPIWHASSTCAMGKSAKDGAVVDSKGRVFGVKGLRVVDNSITPFSVPGHPQSSVYMLAEKIAQDMLV